A genomic window from Gossypium hirsutum isolate 1008001.06 chromosome D10, Gossypium_hirsutum_v2.1, whole genome shotgun sequence includes:
- the LOC107930716 gene encoding ankyrin repeat-containing protein BDA1, with the protein MDNILERAARAGNISELYTLIERDGNVLKRFDEVEFVNTPLHIAVDEGCIEFAMEIMSLKPSFARKLNHQGLSPIHLAVEKGNQEMALRLIETDNDLVRVRGKNGVTPLHYICEVGTHDGLLDTFLKTCPDSIRDVTTANCTALHIATENNRLDALQVLTRTLRKKDYCWEVVNRKDKNGNTALHIAARNYQPEMVKVLLNCRANKHATNQHGLTALDVAQNRNSRESITVLRGCFIPRVSNFNHKLEKQIDKYVTKASLLIFHDMDNISGDDRSALLVILGLLLTATYQASLSPPGGVWQGDSSSNSVTTRIDERKLPGSIGTSVMGQSFFLIFYILTYVVFIVTFFLTLALLKPFPHGFRTALQVLLAFLAACFDQSISSIAPTFLTVIILRIFSTIIFILMVFMCISYRVSKLSVSIVGCWLLPSFSLSILGGERLVGVIQGFLLFLILHDEFWKGTILVICYSLFVRIDAIVGDGDGFSGGYSWTYPIVFIGYWLFLNFCQFCLKRCIQYYNN; encoded by the exons ATGGATAACATATTGGAAAGAGCTGCTCGAGCAGGAAATATTAGTGAGTTGTATACATTAATCGAGAGAGATGGAAATGTTTTGAAGCGCTTTGATGAGGTGGAGTTTGTCAATACTCCATTACACATTGCTGTAGACGAAGGGTGCATTGAGTTTGCAATGGAGATTATGAGTTTAAAGCCATCCTTTGCCAGGAAGCTAAACCACCAAGGCTTGAGCCCTATTCACCTTGCTGTCGAGAAAGGCAATCAAGAGATGGCGTTGCGTCTCATAGAAACCGATAATGATCTTGTTCGTGTTAGAGGGAAAAATGGTGTGACTCCTTTGCATTACATTTGTGAAGTTGGAACCCACGATGGTCTGTTAGATACATTTCTGAAGACTTGTCCTGATAGTATCAGAGATGTAACAACAGCGAATTGCACCGCTTTGCATATTGCAACGGAGAACAATAGATTAGACGCTCTTCAAGTCCTAACTCGAACACTTAGGAAGAAAGACTATTGCTGGGAAGTGGTAAACAGGAAAGACAAAAATGGCAACACTGCACTTCACATTGCTGCTAGAAATTATCAACCCGAG ATGGTCAAAGTGCTATTAAACTGTAGAGCCAATAAGCATGCCACCAATCAGCATGGTTTGACAGCATTGGATGTTGCACAAAACCGTAATAGCAGAGAAAGCATCACTGTTCTACGCGGTTGCTTTATTCCAAGAGTTTCAAACTTTAATCATAAGTTGGAGAAACAAATTGACAAGTATGTGACAAAAGCATCCTTACTAATTTTTCATGATATGGATAATATATCAGGCGATGACCGCAGTGCCTTATTAGTTATTTTAGGACTCCTGCTAACTGCAACCTACCAAGCCAGTCTTAGCCCACCTGGTGGTGTTTGGCAAGGCGACAGTTCCTCAAACTCTGTCACTACACGTATTGATGAAAGGAAATTACCTGGGAGTATAGGGACATCAGTCATGGGTCAatccttttttcttattttctatattttaaccTATGTTGTCTTCATTGTAACCTTTTTCCTAACCCTAGCGCTACTTAAACCGTTTCCCCATGGTTTCAGGACAGCACTTCAAGTATTACTTGCGTTTCTTGCTGCATGCTTCGACCAATCAATATCTTCCATAGCTCCAACCTTTTTAACAGTTATAATTCTCCGTATATTTTCaacaattattttcattttaatggtCTTCATGTGTATCTCATATCGGGTGTCAAAACTCAGTGTTTCAATAGTTGGATGTTGGCTATTGCCTTCGTTTTCTCTTTCCATTTTGGGTGGAGAAAGACTTGTAGGTGTGATTCAAGGATTTTTGTTATTCCTTATTCTACATGATGAATTCTGGAAAGGAACCATTTTAGTTATATGTTATAGTTTATTTGTTAGAATTGATGCTATCGTTGGTGATGGTGATGGTTTTAGTGGTGGTTATAGCTGGACATACCCTATTGTATTCATAGGATACTGgttatttcttaatttttgtcAATTCTGTTTAAAACGATGCattcaatattataataattaa